In one window of Juglans regia cultivar Chandler chromosome 3, Walnut 2.0, whole genome shotgun sequence DNA:
- the LOC108999020 gene encoding dol-P-Glc:Glc(2)Man(9)GlcNAc(2)-PP-Dol alpha-1,2-glucosyltransferase isoform X2 codes for MFLVQAAPSFSEVCTTAILRSVNGVLAALCSIIVYEITTHLRPTVSERKATIYAVVLALYPLHWFFSFLYYTDVASVTAVLAMYLACLKKRYWLSALLGALAVAIRQTNIIWMLFVACAGVMDTTLTRQKNNVKVNDIDTEIRKTGRITSKNNVTRALNLRKRKLSTALDTDEHSIPRTSLFSANQISGLLDEIQVILLTSWHKKQQLLVSFMPFLMVLMAFLAFVRWNGSVVLGAKEAHAVSPHFAQIMYFGLVSALSVAPIHYNSGHFVDLFQSFWKRRPISFFQLFIAVTFGLLSVHYFSIAHPYLLADNRHYPFYLWRKVINAHWSMKYLLVPLYVYSWFSILSILGKVERKIWVLAFFLATAAVLVPAPLIEFRYYTIPFYFLVLHSHSNDYRSWIFMGILYLAINVFTMMMFLFRPFHWSHELGIQRFIW; via the exons ATGTTCCTTGTACAAGCAGCTCCATCATTTTCTGAAGTCTGTACCACTGCAATTCTTCGGTCTGTAAATGGTGTTTTGGCGGCATTATGCAGTATTATTGTATATGAGATAACTACCCACTTGAGACCAACTGTAAGTGAAAGAAAAGCAACAATTTATGCAGTGGTTCTAGCCTTATACCCGCTCCACTGgttcttctcttttctctatTATACAGATGTTGCATCGGTAACTGCAGTGCTTGCTATGTATCTTGCATGTTTGAAGAAGAGATACTGGCTCAGTGCATTG CTTGGTGCGTTGGCTGTTGCCATTCGACAGACAAATATAATCTGGATGCTTTTTGTGGCATGTGCTGGGGTTATGGATACTACTCTGACCCGTcagaaaaataatgtaaaagtaaatgacatTGACACAGAAATAAGGAAAACTGGAAGAATAACTTCCAAAAATAATGTCACACGGGCCTTGAacttgagaaaaagaaagttgagCACTGCCTTGGATACCGATGAGCATTCTATACCAAGAACAAGCTTATTTTCAGCAAATCAGATATCAG GTTTGCTTGATGAGATTCAGGTCATTCTTTTAACATCATGGCATAAGAAGCAACAGCTTTTGGTTTCCTTTATGCCTTTTCTCATGGTATTGATGGCCTTTTTGGCTTTTGTTCGTTGGAATGGGAGTGTAGTTCTAG GTGCAAAAGAAGCTCATGCAGTTTCCCCACATTTTGCACAGATCATGTATTTTGGTCTGGTTTCTGCTCTTTCTGTGGCTCCTATTCACTACAATTCAGGTCATTTTGTAGACCTGTTCCAGTCATTTTGGAAGAGAAGGCCCATTAGTTTCTTCCAATTGTTTATAGCTGTCACCTTTGGCTTATTGTCTGTGCATTATTTCAG CATAGCTCATCCCTATCTTCTTGCTGACAATCGGCATTATCCTTTCTATCTCTGGCGGAAGGTAATCAATGCCCATTGGTCAATGAAGTATCTTCTGGTCCCGCTTTATGTTTATTCATGGTTTTCAATCCTCAGTATATTGG GGAAAGTTGAGAGGAAGATATGGGTGTTGGCCTTTTTTTTGGCTACTGCTGCGGTTCTGGTCCCTGCTCCACTGATTGAGTTCAGATACTATACCATACCATTCTATTTCTTGGTACTTCATTCCCATAGTAATGACTATCGAAGCTGGATTTTCATGGGGATTCTATATCTAGCCATCAATGTTTTCACGAtgatgatgtttttatttcGGCCTTTCCATTGGAGCCATGAGCTTGGGATCCAGAGGTTTATCTGGTAG
- the LOC108999020 gene encoding dol-P-Glc:Glc(2)Man(9)GlcNAc(2)-PP-Dol alpha-1,2-glucosyltransferase isoform X1 yields the protein MGRIAVAVIVSLWIIPVSILVNRIVPEPYMDEIFHIPQAQQYCKGNFRSWDPMITTPPGLYYISLAHVASLFPGMFLVQAAPSFSEVCTTAILRSVNGVLAALCSIIVYEITTHLRPTVSERKATIYAVVLALYPLHWFFSFLYYTDVASVTAVLAMYLACLKKRYWLSALLGALAVAIRQTNIIWMLFVACAGVMDTTLTRQKNNVKVNDIDTEIRKTGRITSKNNVTRALNLRKRKLSTALDTDEHSIPRTSLFSANQISGLLDEIQVILLTSWHKKQQLLVSFMPFLMVLMAFLAFVRWNGSVVLGAKEAHAVSPHFAQIMYFGLVSALSVAPIHYNSGHFVDLFQSFWKRRPISFFQLFIAVTFGLLSVHYFSIAHPYLLADNRHYPFYLWRKVINAHWSMKYLLVPLYVYSWFSILSILGKVERKIWVLAFFLATAAVLVPAPLIEFRYYTIPFYFLVLHSHSNDYRSWIFMGILYLAINVFTMMMFLFRPFHWSHELGIQRFIW from the exons ATGGGAAGAATAGCTGTGGCAGTGATCGTGAGCTTGTGGATCATTCCTGTCTCCATACTTGTTAATCGCATTGTTCCTGAGCCTTATATg GATGAGATATTCCACATACCACAGGCTCAGCAGTACTGTAAAGGCAATTTTAGAAGTTGGGATCCCATGATTACCACTCCTCCTGGCCT GTACTATATTTCACTTGCCCATGTTGCTTCTTTGTTTCCAGGCATGTTCCTTGTACAAGCAGCTCCATCATTTTCTGAAGTCTGTACCACTGCAATTCTTCGGTCTGTAAATGGTGTTTTGGCGGCATTATGCAGTATTATTGTATATGAGATAACTACCCACTTGAGACCAACTGTAAGTGAAAGAAAAGCAACAATTTATGCAGTGGTTCTAGCCTTATACCCGCTCCACTGgttcttctcttttctctatTATACAGATGTTGCATCGGTAACTGCAGTGCTTGCTATGTATCTTGCATGTTTGAAGAAGAGATACTGGCTCAGTGCATTG CTTGGTGCGTTGGCTGTTGCCATTCGACAGACAAATATAATCTGGATGCTTTTTGTGGCATGTGCTGGGGTTATGGATACTACTCTGACCCGTcagaaaaataatgtaaaagtaaatgacatTGACACAGAAATAAGGAAAACTGGAAGAATAACTTCCAAAAATAATGTCACACGGGCCTTGAacttgagaaaaagaaagttgagCACTGCCTTGGATACCGATGAGCATTCTATACCAAGAACAAGCTTATTTTCAGCAAATCAGATATCAG GTTTGCTTGATGAGATTCAGGTCATTCTTTTAACATCATGGCATAAGAAGCAACAGCTTTTGGTTTCCTTTATGCCTTTTCTCATGGTATTGATGGCCTTTTTGGCTTTTGTTCGTTGGAATGGGAGTGTAGTTCTAG GTGCAAAAGAAGCTCATGCAGTTTCCCCACATTTTGCACAGATCATGTATTTTGGTCTGGTTTCTGCTCTTTCTGTGGCTCCTATTCACTACAATTCAGGTCATTTTGTAGACCTGTTCCAGTCATTTTGGAAGAGAAGGCCCATTAGTTTCTTCCAATTGTTTATAGCTGTCACCTTTGGCTTATTGTCTGTGCATTATTTCAG CATAGCTCATCCCTATCTTCTTGCTGACAATCGGCATTATCCTTTCTATCTCTGGCGGAAGGTAATCAATGCCCATTGGTCAATGAAGTATCTTCTGGTCCCGCTTTATGTTTATTCATGGTTTTCAATCCTCAGTATATTGG GGAAAGTTGAGAGGAAGATATGGGTGTTGGCCTTTTTTTTGGCTACTGCTGCGGTTCTGGTCCCTGCTCCACTGATTGAGTTCAGATACTATACCATACCATTCTATTTCTTGGTACTTCATTCCCATAGTAATGACTATCGAAGCTGGATTTTCATGGGGATTCTATATCTAGCCATCAATGTTTTCACGAtgatgatgtttttatttcGGCCTTTCCATTGGAGCCATGAGCTTGGGATCCAGAGGTTTATCTGGTAG